The following DNA comes from Deltaproteobacteria bacterium.
CCCGAAAGCCGGCTCTTTGGTCGGGACCCCTTTAATATTTTCAGCCTCTCCCGAACCGACGGCCAGCCAATGGTTACTCATAATCTCACCCCGGGTCAATTCGATCCCTTTGATTAACAAAAGGTATTCATGCGGGCGGAGTTGGAGATTGTCTTTAATGTGAATCGGAGGGACCACAAACCCCAGATCGGAGGCCAACTGCCTTCTCATTCCCTTTATCTTATTGAGGAGTTCTCCGTCGCCTTCAACCAGAGGGATCAATCCATACCCGATCTCCAGGGTCAGAGGATCCATTTCCAGGAAAGATTCAATTTGAGGCTCTTCCGTCAGACCTTGCGTTTTCTCCTCCTGGATGGCCTTGGCAGCCGGTTGTTTCAGAAAATAGGCCATGCCGCCGGTCAGGGCTGAAATCATCAGAAAAGGAATATGGGGGAGACCGGGGATAAAGCCGAAAACAAATAATATGCCGGAGGCGGTGGCTAACGTTTTGGGATTGACCAGGAGCTGCCTGGTAAGATCCTTTCCGAGGTCGGTTTCCGAGCCGGCCCGGCTGACTACGATACCGGCCGCCGCTGATATCAGGAGCGCCGGAATTTGAGAAACCAACCCATCCCCAACCGTTAAAATAGTATAGGTCTGCGCCGCCTCGACAACCGGAAGCCCTAATTGCAGGACCCCGATAATAAACCCTCCCAGAATGTTAATGCCCGTGATCACCAATCCGGCAATGGCATCCCCCCGAACAAATTTACTGGCCCCGTCCATGGCCCCGTAAAAATCCGCTTCCTGGGAAATCGTGGACCGCCGCCTTCTGGCTTCGGCTTCATCGATAAGCCCGCTATTCAGGTCGGCATCAATGGCCATCTGCTTACCCGGCATGGCATCCAAAGTAAAGCGGGCGGCCACTTCGGCGATTCTCCCGGCCCCCTTGGTAATGACCACAAAATTGATGACTACAATGATGATGAAAATAATTAAACCGACCGCATAATTTCCACTGACCACAAAATTCCCGAATGATTTGATAACCTGCCCGGCCGCATCAACCCCTTCATTGCCTCGCAACAAGACCAATTTGGTGGAGGCAATATTTAAGGAAAGCCGATACAGGGTCGTCAACAACAAAAGGGACGGAAATATGGAAAAATCCAGGGGTTTATTGACAAAGACCGAAGTGATCATGATGACGACCGAAAGAGCGATCGAAAGAGAAAGAAAAAGATCCAACAAAAACGGTGGAATCGGGAGGAGCATAAGCCCCAGGATACCCATCATGGCAACAGCCACCCCGATCCCTTCCCTGTTTTTCATCCGGTCCATCAGAGTCATAGCGCATTCCTGTTTATGGGCATTAAACCACTCAAATCAGTCGACGGCATCAGGCGATCTTCTTCATCTTATAGATGTGAGCGATAATCTTGGCCACGGCCTTATACAAGTCCGGAGGAATATAAGTATTCAGCTCCAGTTTAAATAATACCCTGGCCAGGGGTTTATCTTCCACGATCGGAATACCGGATTTACGGCCCAGCTCCTTGATTCTTTGCGCCACCAGATCCGCACCCTTGGCCACTATTTTCGGGGCTGCCATTTCCTTATCCCGGTAGTGCAGGGCAATGGCCAGATGTTGGGGGTTGGTTATGATCACAGCGGCCTTGGGGACTTCTTCCATCATGCGACGTCGGGCCATTTCCCGCTGCAAACTGCGGAGGCGGGATTTGATCAGGGGGTTCCCTTCCACCTCTTTGGCTTCTTCCTTAATTTCATATTTGCTCATCCGCAGGGATTGATCAAATTTCCGTTTTTGTAAGAAATAATCCAGGATAGCCAGGACGAGATAAAAAAAGAAGCCATAAACAAAAGCCCTCAGGATTAAATGCCCGGCGGTTTTGGCCAATTCCATCATCTCCAAATTCATTAACAAGGGGAACAGCTCCAGGCTCTTCCGTATGAAATGATAGATCAGAAAGGCTCCGACCAGAAACTTGACCAGGTTTTTCATGGATTCCGTAAAACCATTGGTGGAATAAATATTCTTAAAGCCGCTCAGAGGGTTCAGTTTTTTGAATTCCAACTGGAGCGGTTTGAAGACCAGTCCCCCTTGTAAGAGGTTCAGCCCTATGGAGGCCACAACGATAACCAGGAAAAAGGGGACCAGGATACGAATCGTTTCGAAGGAGGCCATCCTAAAAACCAGAAAAGGGTCCCTCCCGTATTGTAAACTCAACAAAGCGGTCGTGACCCCGCTTATTTTTTCCCAAAAAGGGGTAATCCCGTAATAAAAAACCAGGAGGATCCCGCCCATATTACCGATGGCAATCAGATCGCGGCTTTTGGGGACTTGTCCTTTTTCACGGGCCTTTTGCCGTTTTCGCGGGGTTGCTTTTTCAGTGCGGTCCTGCTGGTTTTCTGCCATGATGCCCTTATCCTTTGGCCATTATAATGATTCGGTTAATCTCTTCGTTTAAACCTGAAAACCGGACTTCCAAAAAATGGATCAGGAGGGGAGTAGAAAACAATAAGATCAACAGTCCCACAAACAAATGGACGGGCATACTGACGAAAAAGATATTGATCTGGGGAGCGGCTTTATAGATAAAGCCCATCAGGATATTGACAATAATCATGCCAACCAGGACCGGAGCGGCAATTTTAAGTCCCATAACAAAAATCTGACCGCTGAGGGAAATCCCATTAACCCACAGGGTGTCCACCTGAATTTTGGTGACCGGGATAATTTCATAACTCTTGACGATCATATAGAGCAAATCATGATGAAGATCCAAGGTCAAAAAGAGCAACATAGCTATCAGCCCCAAAAGGGTCGATATTTCCGTGGACTGCCCTATTTCCGGGTTAAACATGGTGGCCATCGAAATCCCCATAGCATCACTGATCAGCGTCCCGGCCAGCTCCACCCCCCAAAAAATAAGCCGGACGGCAAAACCGATGGTCAATCCCAACAGGAGCTCCTGAACAATAATGGTCGGAAGGTCCGAGGTTTTTATTTCCATGGTAATCACGGGCGCCAGGACATAGGCCAGGGTAATGATCAATCCAGCCTTAAACTGCCTGGGAACCTGCTTTCCGCTCAAAAAAGGCAGGAAAGATAAGATGACCCCCAGACGGATGAAGAGAATCAGAAAATTCGAAAAATAATGGGTTAAGTCGCCGAGGTTATTCAAGGAACCGTTCCTTTATTTAACATACATCGGGATATTTTCGATAAGGTTGGTTGTATATTGGGTGACGACCTTGGCCATCCAGGGCAACAGCAGATAAAAACAAAGGAAGACGGCCAGAATTTTAGGAATAAAAGTTAAAGTAAATTCCTGGATTTGGGTCACGGCCTGCAGAAAGCTGATGATCAAGCCTACCAGTAGACTGACCAGCAGGATCGGTCCGGCGCTTAACAGAATCGTCATGAATAAATCCAAAAAAATCTCTTTTAATAATTCCGAGGTCATTGAAAAGTCCTAACGAGAGAACCGATGATTAAATTCCAACCATCCACCAAAACGAACAGCAATAACTTGAAGGGCAGCGATATCATTACCGGGGGAAGCATCATCATACCCATGGATAATAAAATGCTGGCCACCACCATATCAATCAGAAGAAAGGGGAGAAAAATCAAAAACCCGATTTCAAAAGCCGTCTTTAATTCGCTGATGGCAAAGGCCGGAATCAATATTTTAAGGGAAAGGTCTTCAAATCTGGCCGGCGCCTTTTCTTTGGAGAGTTTCAGGAAAAGGGCGATGTCCTTTTGGCGGGTCTGTTTCAGCATAAATTTTTTAATAGAAGGCTCGGCCCGCTGAAAGGCCTGGGTGAAAGAGATTTTTTTCTCGGTGTAGGGTTGAACGGCATCCTTATTAATGGCATTGATGGTTGGAGACATAACAAAAAGGGTCAAAAACAAAGAAAGGCCGATAATGACCGGATTGGGCGGAATCTGTTGAGCCCCCAATCCCTGACGTAACAGGGAAAGGACCACCACAATGCGGGTAAAGGAGGTCAGCATGACCAGGATACCGGGCAGAATGGACAGGAGGCTGATAATAAAAAAGATGGACAGGACCGGATTGTTCAAATCGAATACCTTGTTGAGATCTAAAGCGTTATTCATCGACGGCTTCTTTCAGCCTGCGCAGCTTTTGGATTCTTTCCGAATAAGGCTCTTCCCTTGGCTCCAACACCTCTTTGGCCTCCAAAGTTTTAAGGACTCTCAATCCGTTCGGCATGATACCCAAGACCAGTATTTCGTTCCCCACCTGAAGGGCGGCCACACCTTTTTTAGCCCCCAGGGATTGATAGGCCACTAAATTAATGATATTGGAATGTTTCTGTTTCCGGCGGTACAAAAACCCGAAAACCCCCATCGACAAAATCAGCCCTATCAAGGCTGTAATAAAGGATAGTGATCCGTCCATTATCTGATCTGTTTGATCCTTTCGGAGGGACTGACGATATCGGTCAGTCTGACCCCGAACTTTTCGTTGACCACCACCACTTCGCCCCGGGCGATCAACCGGTTGTTGACATAAATTTCCATGGGTTCCCCGGCCAGTTTTTCCAGTTCAACTACCGACCCCTGCCCTAATTGGAGCAGGTCATTGATTAACATCCTGGTCCGGCCCAATTCCACGGAGACCATCAGGGGAATATCTAAAAGGAAATCCAAATCCCGCTGGGTTCCCGAGGGTTTATTTCCACTCAATTCCTCGAAATTAACTTCTTGCTCTTTCTGTTCCGGTTTTTGCTCCATAGAGTCTCCTTAATTTTTTCTATCCAGGAATCTGGTAATCTTAACGGCTTGATTCCCCCGGCTGTAACCGGCTGTTCCTTGCATTTTCCGGACCCCCTCCACTCGAACGGCCAAATCATCGGAGATAGAATTTTGCAGGGTGAGCACATTACCTACGTCCAGATTGACCAGATCCCGAAGGGATAATTCAGCCTGGCCGATTTCCACTTCCAAATTGACATAAGATTCTTTTAAAATTTCACTCAATCTTTGGATCCAACGTTGATCTTGCGACATGACATCGCTTCGGATACCGGAAAACAACTTATCCTTGATCGGTTCAACCATCGAATAGGGGATACAAAAAAATACCTTGCCGACAAAATTTTCCATTTCAATATGTATTTCTATCTTGATAACCGCTTCCGAAGGGGTAACGATAGTCACAAACTGGGGATTCATTTCCGAACCGACATGTTCGGGTTCCATGGGGATGATCCCCTGCCAGGCGGTAGTCAAATCGTTCAAGGCGGTGGTGACGATCTTTTTGATAATCCTTTGTTCGATAGGGGTAAAATACCGGCCTTCGCTTTTCACCCAGGGTTTGCTCCCTCCCCCGAAAAAATAATCGACAAAAGCGAAGACCATGGGGGCCTCAATAACAAAAAGAGCAAAGCCTTTCAGGGGTTCCATTTTAAAGATATTGATACTCGACGGCAGGGGGAGGGTCCTCATGAATTCCCCGAATTTTATCAAATCATGGCCCTGGATATGGACGTCGACGAATTTCATAATGATATTGGAAATGGAATTTCGAAAAAACCGCCCAAACCGTTCATTGGCCATCTCCAACCCGGGCATCCGTCCCCGAATGACCCGCTCATAAGAGGTGAAATCAAAATTTCGTAACTCGCCGGGGGTCCCTTTTTTAGATTCGGTTTCTATTTCTCCCGAATCCATCCCCTTGAGCAGGGCATCCACTTCATCTTGGGAGAGGAGGTTATTCATTGCATCACAAAATCCGTGAAATAGACATTTTTAAAAAGCTCCTTTTCCATGGCCTGATTGGCCCGAAGTAAAATCTCATCCTTCAACTGAAATTTCCCTTCCGCCGAAGAAACAGAATCCACCGTTTTGCTGCTCAACAGCATAATGATCAAATCCCTTAATTTCGGGGTTCTTTCTTTGACCTTGGCATCATCTTTTTCATCCTTCAATTCAAACTGAATCGACACCTTAAGATGTCTTCCCGGGTCGGCCAGATTGAGGATAAAAGGTTCCATGGAAACGAGGGCCATTTTCTCCGGCCCCTTTTTTTCTTCATGAGCGGTTTTGGGGGCTTTGTCTTTTTCATGGGACAGCATGGAATAACCGACATACCCCCCACCCCCCAAAAGCAGGACCACACCCCCCACCAGGATCATCATCTTCATCCCCAGGCCTTTTTTGGGGGCGGTCTTTTTCTCCGG
Coding sequences within:
- the flhA gene encoding flagellar biosynthesis protein FlhA, with amino-acid sequence MTLMDRMKNREGIGVAVAMMGILGLMLLPIPPFLLDLFLSLSIALSVVIMITSVFVNKPLDFSIFPSLLLLTTLYRLSLNIASTKLVLLRGNEGVDAAGQVIKSFGNFVVSGNYAVGLIIFIIIVVINFVVITKGAGRIAEVAARFTLDAMPGKQMAIDADLNSGLIDEAEARRRRSTISQEADFYGAMDGASKFVRGDAIAGLVITGINILGGFIIGVLQLGLPVVEAAQTYTILTVGDGLVSQIPALLISAAAGIVVSRAGSETDLGKDLTRQLLVNPKTLATASGILFVFGFIPGLPHIPFLMISALTGGMAYFLKQPAAKAIQEEKTQGLTEEPQIESFLEMDPLTLEIGYGLIPLVEGDGELLNKIKGMRRQLASDLGFVVPPIHIKDNLQLRPHEYLLLIKGIELTRGEIMSNHWLAVGSGEAENIKGVPTKEPAFGLPALWIEAQEMEKAQMAGFMVVDLSTVIATHLTELIKKYGWELLTRNEVQNMLDRVAKAYPKIVDELIPFHMPLGGVQRVLQNLLREQVPIKDMVSILETLLDYSPSIK
- a CDS encoding EscU/YscU/HrcU family type III secretion system export apparatus switch protein; amino-acid sequence: MAENQQDRTEKATPRKRQKAREKGQVPKSRDLIAIGNMGGILLVFYYGITPFWEKISGVTTALLSLQYGRDPFLVFRMASFETIRILVPFFLVIVVASIGLNLLQGGLVFKPLQLEFKKLNPLSGFKNIYSTNGFTESMKNLVKFLVGAFLIYHFIRKSLELFPLLMNLEMMELAKTAGHLILRAFVYGFFFYLVLAILDYFLQKRKFDQSLRMSKYEIKEEAKEVEGNPLIKSRLRSLQREMARRRMMEEVPKAAVIITNPQHLAIALHYRDKEMAAPKIVAKGADLVAQRIKELGRKSGIPIVEDKPLARVLFKLELNTYIPPDLYKAVAKIIAHIYKMKKIA
- the fliR gene encoding flagellar biosynthetic protein FliR, yielding MNNLGDLTHYFSNFLILFIRLGVILSFLPFLSGKQVPRQFKAGLIITLAYVLAPVITMEIKTSDLPTIIVQELLLGLTIGFAVRLIFWGVELAGTLISDAMGISMATMFNPEIGQSTEISTLLGLIAMLLFLTLDLHHDLLYMIVKSYEIIPVTKIQVDTLWVNGISLSGQIFVMGLKIAAPVLVGMIIVNILMGFIYKAAPQINIFFVSMPVHLFVGLLILLFSTPLLIHFLEVRFSGLNEEINRIIIMAKG
- the fliQ gene encoding flagellar biosynthesis protein FliQ; translated protein: MTSELLKEIFLDLFMTILLSAGPILLVSLLVGLIISFLQAVTQIQEFTLTFIPKILAVFLCFYLLLPWMAKVVTQYTTNLIENIPMYVK
- the fliP gene encoding flagellar type III secretion system pore protein FliP (The bacterial flagellar biogenesis protein FliP forms a type III secretion system (T3SS)-type pore required for flagellar assembly.); translation: MNNALDLNKVFDLNNPVLSIFFIISLLSILPGILVMLTSFTRIVVVLSLLRQGLGAQQIPPNPVIIGLSLFLTLFVMSPTINAINKDAVQPYTEKKISFTQAFQRAEPSIKKFMLKQTRQKDIALFLKLSKEKAPARFEDLSLKILIPAFAISELKTAFEIGFLIFLPFLLIDMVVASILLSMGMMMLPPVMISLPFKLLLFVLVDGWNLIIGSLVRTFQ
- a CDS encoding flagellar biosynthetic protein FliO, whose product is MDGSLSFITALIGLILSMGVFGFLYRRKQKHSNIINLVAYQSLGAKKGVAALQVGNEILVLGIMPNGLRVLKTLEAKEVLEPREEPYSERIQKLRRLKEAVDE
- the fliN gene encoding flagellar motor switch protein FliN; translated protein: MEQKPEQKEQEVNFEELSGNKPSGTQRDLDFLLDIPLMVSVELGRTRMLINDLLQLGQGSVVELEKLAGEPMEIYVNNRLIARGEVVVVNEKFGVRLTDIVSPSERIKQIR
- the fliM gene encoding flagellar motor switch protein FliM — its product is MNNLLSQDEVDALLKGMDSGEIETESKKGTPGELRNFDFTSYERVIRGRMPGLEMANERFGRFFRNSISNIIMKFVDVHIQGHDLIKFGEFMRTLPLPSSINIFKMEPLKGFALFVIEAPMVFAFVDYFFGGGSKPWVKSEGRYFTPIEQRIIKKIVTTALNDLTTAWQGIIPMEPEHVGSEMNPQFVTIVTPSEAVIKIEIHIEMENFVGKVFFCIPYSMVEPIKDKLFSGIRSDVMSQDQRWIQRLSEILKESYVNLEVEIGQAELSLRDLVNLDVGNVLTLQNSISDDLAVRVEGVRKMQGTAGYSRGNQAVKITRFLDRKN
- a CDS encoding flagellar basal body-associated FliL family protein — translated: MANEKADIMIDEMGDGTPEKKTAPKKGLGMKMMILVGGVVLLLGGGGYVGYSMLSHEKDKAPKTAHEEKKGPEKMALVSMEPFILNLADPGRHLKVSIQFELKDEKDDAKVKERTPKLRDLIIMLLSSKTVDSVSSAEGKFQLKDEILLRANQAMEKELFKNVYFTDFVMQ